A genomic window from Litoreibacter janthinus includes:
- a CDS encoding ATP-binding protein: MNVETPPVTSVDAISSSMDLEWARVHDMLSLAEALRTGTSLDDEFSNRFAALSSCVSDARAAGSWQGLSAMISGDVLEQLTPQDIDLMALALAPVARPAFAPRIQSLQPELGTPWPGLALVQELLMLETSDEIAALIARLTPTAPMVASGLLKVEGNTPAQTLRPGPVLIRTLLGRDPELSPPPGASLSTARGTWDQLVLPEPILRQLREFGAWVEHRHALTRDWGARAVHGPLALFSGASGTGKSFAATVLATELTVRTGTPWALYSLDLGRIMSKYVGETEKNLNALLDSLEGRNAILQIDEADGLLGKRGEVSDARDRYANLEVSHMLARFERHSGPVILTTNLRANVDPAFLRRFQLVVDFPTPDDEARTALWRVLLPPQAPLAERLDLERLGAAARLSGGAIANAATYAAMLAYAEKGDIDLPHIARAIWAELTKDTRQVRPSEIGYLSEYLEVTR; the protein is encoded by the coding sequence ATGAATGTCGAGACCCCTCCCGTGACAAGCGTCGACGCGATTTCCTCAAGCATGGATCTTGAATGGGCGCGTGTGCACGACATGCTGTCCTTGGCCGAAGCATTGCGGACGGGCACGAGCTTAGATGACGAATTTTCAAACCGCTTTGCGGCCTTATCATCGTGCGTCTCGGACGCGCGCGCAGCAGGCAGCTGGCAAGGCCTAAGCGCTATGATCTCTGGTGATGTGCTGGAGCAATTGACCCCGCAGGACATAGACCTGATGGCCTTGGCACTCGCCCCTGTCGCGCGCCCGGCCTTCGCACCACGCATCCAATCCTTACAGCCCGAACTTGGCACGCCGTGGCCGGGTCTGGCCTTGGTGCAAGAGCTGTTGATGCTTGAGACCAGCGACGAAATCGCCGCCCTGATTGCGCGCCTGACGCCTACCGCCCCGATGGTGGCGTCGGGTCTGCTGAAGGTCGAAGGGAACACGCCCGCACAAACGCTCCGCCCCGGCCCCGTTTTGATCCGCACCCTTCTGGGCCGCGATCCAGAGCTGTCGCCCCCGCCTGGTGCATCGCTATCGACGGCGCGCGGCACTTGGGATCAGCTGGTGCTACCGGAGCCGATTTTGCGCCAGCTGCGCGAGTTTGGGGCGTGGGTGGAGCATCGCCACGCACTGACCCGCGACTGGGGAGCGCGTGCCGTGCATGGCCCCTTGGCGCTGTTCTCCGGTGCCTCCGGCACGGGAAAGAGCTTCGCGGCCACAGTTCTCGCAACTGAGCTCACTGTACGCACTGGCACGCCTTGGGCGCTCTACAGCCTCGATCTTGGCCGCATTATGTCGAAATACGTGGGCGAGACAGAGAAGAACCTCAACGCGCTGCTAGACAGTCTCGAAGGTCGCAACGCCATTTTGCAGATCGACGAGGCGGACGGCTTGCTGGGCAAGCGCGGCGAAGTCAGTGACGCCCGCGATCGCTATGCCAACCTTGAGGTTAGTCACATGCTCGCGCGGTTCGAGCGGCATTCCGGCCCCGTAATCCTGACCACCAACCTGCGTGCCAATGTCGACCCCGCCTTCCTGCGCCGCTTCCAGCTTGTAGTGGACTTCCCAACCCCGGATGACGAAGCCCGCACTGCGCTGTGGCGGGTGCTTCTTCCCCCTCAAGCGCCATTGGCAGAACGACTGGACCTCGAACGCCTTGGTGCGGCCGCACGCCTGTCAGGCGGCGCTATTGCCAACGCAGCGACCTATGCAGCGATGCTCGCCTATGCTGAGAAAGGCGATATCGACCTGCCCCACATTGCCCGCGCGATCTGGGCAGAGCTCACCAAAGACACGCGCCAAGTGCGCCCCTCAGAAATCGGATATCTTTCTGAATATCTGGAGGTTACGCGATGA
- a CDS encoding phage late control D family protein: MGLLDQLLDPGFRQAASVEILVGAEQADLGSLADLVSSIEVRSARMEAASASITIDDRRDTNGDYMAADSGLFARWAAIVINADFQTHIEEVFRGYIMELKPSYPQNGGEAKLVIECLDDSAALSREHQRRIWGDETAPMTDRAILEELISPLPLTLASGPEGASARALTQDATPIAFLQDRAKANGFEMIFERGEIYFGPKRLESDPQAKIMVYAGSATNCLNFEVSDEANKPDIVAWEKAPATDGAEAVTGEAVADLPLLGRYPAASEGAGLGTPAIARIKGEGDETVDEVTARAQGLVNEASFRIKASGELDGTLYGHVLRVGGTVTVDGVGSRNGGIYYVDTVTHQFSPDGYRQQFQLIRNAVGETEAIGAPPLSSVLSAIQNLF, from the coding sequence ATGGGCTTGCTGGATCAACTCCTAGACCCCGGATTTCGTCAGGCCGCTTCGGTCGAAATCCTTGTGGGGGCTGAACAAGCCGATCTGGGAAGCTTAGCCGACTTGGTCTCCTCCATCGAGGTGCGCTCCGCACGCATGGAGGCCGCGAGTGCGTCGATCACCATCGATGACCGGCGCGACACCAACGGGGACTACATGGCGGCGGATTCAGGCTTGTTCGCCCGCTGGGCCGCAATCGTCATCAACGCAGACTTCCAAACCCATATCGAAGAAGTTTTTCGTGGCTACATCATGGAACTGAAACCCAGTTATCCCCAAAATGGTGGTGAAGCGAAGCTGGTGATCGAATGTCTCGACGACAGCGCCGCGTTGTCCCGCGAGCACCAGCGCCGCATCTGGGGGGACGAGACCGCCCCCATGACCGATCGCGCCATTCTGGAAGAGTTAATCAGCCCCCTGCCTTTGACCCTTGCCAGCGGCCCAGAGGGCGCCAGCGCACGCGCGCTGACCCAAGACGCAACCCCGATTGCCTTCTTGCAGGACCGCGCCAAAGCCAACGGGTTCGAGATGATCTTCGAGCGTGGCGAGATTTACTTTGGCCCCAAGCGTCTGGAGTCCGACCCACAGGCCAAGATCATGGTTTATGCCGGTAGCGCCACGAATTGCCTCAACTTCGAGGTGTCAGATGAGGCCAACAAACCTGACATCGTGGCGTGGGAAAAAGCCCCAGCGACGGACGGTGCCGAGGCCGTGACTGGCGAAGCCGTGGCGGACCTGCCGCTGTTGGGAAGATACCCCGCCGCGTCAGAGGGCGCTGGACTCGGCACCCCAGCGATTGCCCGCATCAAAGGCGAAGGCGACGAGACCGTGGATGAAGTCACCGCGCGCGCGCAAGGTTTGGTCAATGAGGCCAGCTTTCGCATCAAAGCCAGTGGCGAATTGGACGGGACCCTCTACGGCCATGTCTTGCGCGTCGGCGGAACGGTCACGGTCGATGGCGTCGGCTCTCGCAATGGTGGGATCTACTACGTCGACACTGTCACGCACCAGTTTTCTCCCGATGGCTACCGCCAACAATTCCAGTTGATCCGCAACGCCGTGGGCGAGACCGAAGCGATCGGCGCACCACCGTTGTCGTCCGTTTTGTCCGCCATCCAGAACCTGTTCTGA
- a CDS encoding phage tail sheath family protein, with amino-acid sequence MYQHPGVYIEHVPSNALAIEAASTSVTAFIGHVRRGTAVSKSGGTPTFITSPAQYTTLFGPGDGSAGGVKKLADSTKPDLFGLAVNTYFTNGGTKAYIVPVEGSGGTKATAQLKISGATDPKSVTVTAKDNGIWANNLFVQMTSNKDTATFDITVGTWALQPDDSKKLDQVIESFTGFAWEVGDGTDAVKLKAATDLATETIKKGSTLIEVAFGAEVAMPTSDKVVNDVTAGGVDTGAPAKAQYTEALTRLEDYRDVSIIVLPNVIPDPSGKTIYQEAIAHSEKMQNRMVIVDPGDAIITTPKEAKDAVFTNSPYAALYYPRVQLGNPHFDAELAPSEPRSFAVGPAAVAAGMWARIDGTRGVWKAPAGLEAGVRGTFGPERLIGNGVQDNLNEWGVNCLRSITGPTVIWGARTTATKAKPQYRYISVRRTQNMIGESLYNALQAVVFEPNDHKLWGGLRASVGNFMDGLHRAGAFQGAKSSDAYFVNCGLGSTMTQGDIDAGIVRVAVGFAPLKPAEFVVVQISQKVGQTA; translated from the coding sequence ATGTACCAACACCCAGGCGTCTATATCGAACACGTCCCTTCCAACGCGTTAGCCATCGAAGCGGCCTCCACATCGGTCACCGCCTTCATCGGTCATGTGCGGCGCGGCACTGCCGTCAGCAAGTCAGGCGGGACACCAACCTTCATTACCTCCCCCGCGCAATACACGACCTTATTTGGCCCCGGAGACGGGTCGGCAGGCGGTGTCAAAAAACTGGCCGACTCGACGAAACCCGACCTCTTCGGGCTGGCCGTTAACACCTATTTCACCAATGGCGGCACCAAGGCCTATATCGTGCCGGTCGAAGGGTCCGGCGGCACCAAGGCGACTGCGCAGCTGAAAATCTCTGGCGCGACGGACCCGAAATCGGTGACCGTCACCGCCAAGGACAACGGCATATGGGCGAACAACCTGTTTGTGCAGATGACCAGCAACAAGGACACGGCCACATTTGACATTACTGTCGGCACATGGGCCCTACAGCCCGACGACAGTAAGAAACTCGATCAGGTCATCGAAAGCTTCACTGGCTTTGCTTGGGAAGTCGGGGACGGCACTGACGCCGTCAAACTGAAAGCCGCCACCGATCTGGCCACCGAGACGATCAAAAAGGGCTCTACGCTGATCGAGGTCGCCTTTGGTGCCGAAGTCGCCATGCCAACCAGTGACAAGGTGGTGAACGACGTGACCGCAGGCGGTGTGGACACCGGTGCCCCCGCCAAAGCGCAATACACCGAGGCGCTGACGCGGCTGGAAGACTACCGCGACGTATCCATCATCGTGTTGCCAAACGTCATCCCCGACCCAAGCGGCAAGACGATCTATCAAGAAGCCATTGCCCATTCCGAAAAGATGCAAAACCGCATGGTGATCGTGGATCCCGGCGACGCGATAATCACCACCCCGAAAGAGGCTAAGGACGCGGTTTTCACCAACTCCCCCTACGCCGCGCTGTATTACCCGCGCGTCCAGCTCGGAAACCCGCATTTCGATGCGGAACTTGCCCCAAGCGAGCCGCGCAGCTTTGCCGTTGGCCCCGCTGCCGTGGCCGCTGGTATGTGGGCGCGCATCGACGGAACCCGCGGCGTCTGGAAGGCCCCCGCAGGTCTGGAGGCGGGCGTCCGTGGCACCTTTGGACCGGAGCGTCTGATTGGCAACGGCGTGCAGGACAACCTCAACGAATGGGGAGTAAACTGCTTGCGGTCGATCACCGGCCCTACGGTCATTTGGGGCGCTCGCACCACGGCGACGAAGGCCAAGCCGCAATACCGCTATATCTCGGTTCGCCGCACGCAGAACATGATCGGCGAAAGCCTTTACAATGCCTTGCAAGCCGTTGTGTTCGAGCCGAACGATCACAAGCTTTGGGGCGGATTACGCGCCTCGGTCGGCAACTTCATGGATGGGCTGCACCGCGCAGGCGCATTCCAAGGCGCGAAGTCCAGTGACGCATACTTCGTTAATTGCGGGCTGGGATCGACCATGACCCAAGGCGACATCGACGCCGGTATCGTTCGGGTCGCTGTCGGGTTCGCACCGTTGAAACCAGCCGAATTTGTCGTGGTTCAGATCAGCCAGAAGGTCGGGCAAACCGCCTAG
- a CDS encoding GH1 family beta-glucosidase: MQHSRADFPDGFLFAAATSAYQIEGHGFGGAGRTHWDDFAQTPGNVVRAEHGAVACDHYHRFEEDLDLMAAMGLDAYRFSTSWARVMPEGRGTPNAEGLDFYDRLVDAMLERNLKPMATLYHWELPSALADLGGWRNPDLPHWFGDYTRVIMDRIGDRMFSVAPINEPWCVGWLSHFLGHHAPGLRDIRATAHAMHHVLCAHGRAVEVLRDLNVKNVGAVCNFEYAHPATDSEADHKAAALYDGYYNRFFLGGLFNGAYPENVMEGLEPHMPKGWQDDFPLVGQKLDWLGLNYYTCKRISANAEAWPSHHDVEGPLPKTQMGWEIYPEGLRYFLNWVNDNYTNGLPLYVTENGMANPDMRDMPDAARIDYLNKHLAAARDAIADGAPLAGYTFWSLLDNYEWALGYEKRFGLVHVDFDTLERTPKASYHALARALKA; this comes from the coding sequence ATGCAACACTCCCGCGCTGATTTTCCCGACGGCTTTCTGTTTGCAGCCGCCACCTCGGCCTATCAGATCGAAGGGCATGGCTTTGGCGGTGCCGGGCGCACCCATTGGGACGATTTCGCCCAGACGCCCGGCAATGTTGTCCGCGCGGAACATGGTGCAGTTGCTTGCGATCATTATCACCGTTTCGAGGAAGATCTCGACCTCATGGCCGCCATGGGGCTAGACGCGTATCGGTTTTCCACCTCGTGGGCGCGCGTCATGCCAGAGGGGCGCGGCACCCCGAACGCCGAAGGCCTCGACTTCTACGACCGGCTTGTAGACGCCATGCTGGAGCGCAACCTGAAACCCATGGCGACGCTCTACCATTGGGAACTTCCCTCGGCGCTGGCGGATCTTGGCGGGTGGCGCAATCCTGATCTGCCGCATTGGTTTGGCGATTACACGCGCGTCATCATGGACCGGATCGGGGATCGCATGTTCTCGGTTGCGCCTATCAACGAGCCGTGGTGTGTCGGCTGGCTAAGCCACTTCCTTGGTCATCATGCACCCGGCCTGCGTGACATTCGCGCCACCGCCCATGCCATGCATCACGTCCTGTGCGCACATGGCCGCGCAGTGGAGGTGCTTCGCGATCTGAATGTCAAAAATGTCGGCGCGGTGTGCAACTTCGAATACGCGCACCCTGCGACCGACAGCGAGGCAGACCACAAAGCAGCGGCACTTTACGACGGCTACTACAACCGCTTTTTCCTTGGCGGCTTGTTCAATGGCGCCTACCCCGAAAACGTTATGGAGGGTCTGGAGCCCCATATGCCGAAAGGATGGCAGGATGACTTCCCGCTGGTTGGTCAAAAGCTGGATTGGCTAGGGTTAAACTATTACACTTGCAAACGAATTTCTGCAAATGCCGAGGCGTGGCCGTCCCACCATGATGTCGAGGGCCCGTTGCCAAAGACGCAAATGGGTTGGGAAATCTATCCTGAAGGGCTTCGGTATTTCCTGAATTGGGTCAATGACAACTACACGAATGGCCTCCCCCTATATGTGACAGAGAACGGCATGGCGAACCCCGACATGCGTGACATGCCGGATGCCGCGCGCATCGACTATCTCAACAAACATCTGGCCGCCGCCCGCGATGCAATCGCCGACGGCGCCCCTTTGGCGGGCTATACCTTCTGGTCCCTTTTGGACAATTACGAATGGGCCTTGGGCTACGAAAAGCGGTTCGGGCTGGTCCATGTTGACTTCGATACACTTGAACGCACGCCCAAAGCCTCTTACCACGCGCTTGCACGTGCCCTGAAAGCCTGA
- a CDS encoding phage tail protein yields MPAPMFSANAHRYDPYRTFKFQVVISGKVVAGLSKMGALKKTTEVVNWRAAGDPSYQRAMPGGTKFENVTLEQGLSHDPVFEEWANAVNNVADGDAGMSLLNFRRDVVINVLNLQGTPAISYVLRRAFVTEYQALPEMDANSMNAVGIQSITLAYEGFTRDAAVAEPSET; encoded by the coding sequence ATGCCAGCCCCTATGTTCTCTGCCAATGCGCACCGCTACGACCCCTACCGCACCTTCAAGTTTCAGGTGGTGATCAGCGGTAAGGTGGTCGCGGGTCTCTCCAAAATGGGTGCCCTGAAAAAAACCACCGAAGTCGTCAACTGGCGCGCTGCTGGTGATCCCAGTTACCAACGCGCCATGCCCGGTGGCACGAAGTTCGAAAATGTCACTCTGGAACAAGGCTTAAGCCACGACCCCGTGTTTGAGGAATGGGCCAATGCGGTCAACAACGTGGCCGATGGCGACGCAGGCATGAGCCTGCTGAACTTCCGCCGCGATGTGGTGATCAATGTGCTCAATCTTCAAGGCACGCCTGCGATCTCCTACGTGCTGCGCCGTGCCTTCGTGACCGAGTATCAGGCCCTGCCAGAAATGGATGCGAACAGCATGAATGCTGTTGGAATTCAATCCATTACGCTTGCCTATGAAGGTTTCACCCGTGACGCCGCTGTCGCCGAGCCATCTGAAACCTGA
- a CDS encoding GPW/gp25 family protein, with protein MAQHENTLPRVRYMAFPFRMTESGAAQVARFDHIRQQVEQVLFTSPGERVFRPEYGFGARQHVFEPNAVGLWELAQNRLYGALAEALAGEVDPKTIRVDVGAPPDQPEVLMVEISYTIAALAREETHRFEVT; from the coding sequence ATGGCCCAGCATGAAAACACCCTGCCGCGCGTCCGCTACATGGCCTTCCCCTTCCGCATGACGGAAAGCGGCGCGGCGCAGGTGGCGCGGTTCGACCACATCCGCCAGCAGGTCGAGCAGGTTCTGTTCACCTCACCGGGAGAGCGGGTGTTCCGCCCAGAATACGGGTTTGGCGCGCGCCAGCATGTGTTCGAGCCTAACGCGGTTGGGCTATGGGAGTTGGCGCAAAACCGCCTTTACGGTGCACTTGCAGAGGCTCTGGCGGGCGAAGTGGACCCCAAAACAATCCGCGTGGATGTGGGCGCTCCGCCCGATCAACCCGAAGTTCTGATGGTTGAGATCAGCTACACCATCGCGGCGCTGGCCCGAGAAGAAACCCATCGATTTGAGGTGACGTGA
- a CDS encoding substrate-binding domain-containing protein, with product MNLRELSDLLGLSQTTVSRALNGYPEVKEATRKRVMEAAHAHNYHPNTRAKSLATGRTMSIGHVIPLSNHHEMVNCVFSDFIAGAGETYASRGYDMRVSVVDDSDEAQAYERLAREGKVDGVIVHGPRLDDERIPLLDKLGLPFVVHGRSSNCTTPYSWLDVNNRSAFQRATDFLLDLGHRRIGLINGIESMDFAMRRRDGYASALEARGLPVDPALTHSFEMTEPFGYAKACEMLDAETPPSAIITSSLIPALGVRRAVEERGLAIGKDVSIICFDDALSYLPNGVGSPIFTATRSSVRDAGRRCGEMLLDLIEGKASGPIHELWEAELLVGQSTGPAPAQAVKAFA from the coding sequence ATGAATTTGCGAGAACTGTCTGACCTGTTGGGCCTGTCACAAACCACGGTGAGCCGCGCATTGAACGGGTATCCGGAGGTCAAGGAAGCCACGCGCAAGCGCGTTATGGAAGCGGCCCACGCACATAATTATCACCCGAACACCCGCGCCAAAAGCCTCGCCACCGGGCGCACGATGTCCATCGGCCACGTCATCCCGCTCTCCAATCACCATGAAATGGTGAACTGCGTGTTCTCTGACTTCATTGCAGGCGCCGGCGAGACATATGCCAGCCGTGGCTACGACATGCGCGTATCTGTGGTCGACGATTCCGACGAGGCGCAAGCTTACGAGCGCCTTGCGCGCGAAGGCAAAGTCGATGGCGTCATTGTGCATGGACCGCGGCTAGATGATGAGCGGATTCCTCTGCTCGACAAACTGGGCCTGCCCTTCGTGGTCCATGGTCGATCCAGCAACTGCACAACCCCTTATAGCTGGCTGGATGTGAACAACCGCTCCGCGTTTCAACGCGCAACGGACTTTCTGCTGGATCTGGGCCACCGGCGGATCGGGCTGATCAACGGCATAGAGTCAATGGACTTCGCCATGCGGCGGCGGGATGGTTACGCCAGCGCCCTTGAAGCGCGCGGTCTACCGGTTGATCCTGCCTTGACCCATTCCTTCGAAATGACCGAGCCGTTCGGCTACGCCAAAGCCTGCGAGATGCTCGACGCGGAAACTCCGCCATCCGCAATTATTACCTCGTCCCTGATCCCTGCGCTTGGGGTTAGGCGCGCTGTTGAAGAGCGCGGGCTGGCAATCGGGAAAGACGTGTCCATCATCTGCTTTGATGACGCGCTTTCATATCTTCCCAACGGTGTGGGGTCGCCGATTTTCACTGCAACGCGCTCGTCCGTGCGGGACGCAGGCCGCCGTTGTGGTGAAATGCTTCTCGACCTGATCGAAGGAAAGGCAAGCGGGCCAATCCACGAATTGTGGGAGGCCGAGCTTTTGGTCGGCCAATCCACCGGCCCTGCCCCCGCTCAAGCCGTGAAAGCCTTCGCCTGA
- a CDS encoding Pvc16 family protein translates to MAIDASSLSVAMQGFADHLAASFTQDVTVTVESPNAAAEQAKGSDKAVLNVFCYRISPSGIHPDLTLNEPAFVRAHVLLTAFSNATDAQVKDKDLRVLGHAVRVLQSQPVIPTILPGGVPAPEVSQYRLQAVLQATEMEEMNHIWSIQGNEISYRLSVAYELALIPLEPLTYLPPPTPVESVVLDLGPDAVPDTEIGPTPIAITAPNALSNWLPFSMIRDGNMLSSDASVPTGTAQVQLAIAGPKNEDVQITVAWVRSDGTPQIQAAQPATIAATALDLDTPTTSVVLTDAASGDVATLIIRPDGADMPAGNTVRVVIT, encoded by the coding sequence ATGGCGATCGACGCAAGCTCCCTTTCCGTAGCCATGCAAGGCTTTGCCGACCATCTGGCGGCAAGTTTCACACAAGATGTGACCGTCACAGTCGAAAGCCCGAACGCAGCGGCCGAGCAGGCCAAAGGCTCCGACAAGGCCGTACTGAACGTGTTTTGCTACAGGATTTCACCATCTGGCATCCATCCGGACCTGACATTGAATGAACCGGCCTTCGTTCGGGCCCACGTTCTGCTGACGGCGTTCTCCAACGCCACTGATGCGCAAGTTAAGGATAAGGATTTGCGCGTGCTGGGCCACGCGGTGCGGGTATTGCAGTCGCAACCAGTCATCCCGACAATCCTGCCCGGCGGCGTGCCCGCGCCGGAGGTCAGCCAGTATCGCCTTCAAGCAGTCCTGCAAGCGACCGAAATGGAGGAGATGAACCACATCTGGTCCATTCAGGGGAACGAAATCTCTTACAGGCTATCCGTCGCTTACGAATTGGCACTTATCCCGCTGGAACCATTGACATATCTGCCGCCGCCGACACCGGTGGAAAGCGTTGTTCTGGATCTTGGCCCGGACGCGGTCCCTGATACCGAGATTGGCCCGACACCTATCGCCATCACGGCCCCGAATGCCCTTTCCAACTGGCTACCCTTCTCGATGATCCGCGACGGCAACATGCTCTCCTCGGACGCATCGGTGCCAACCGGCACGGCTCAGGTTCAACTCGCTATCGCCGGCCCAAAAAATGAGGATGTGCAGATCACCGTCGCTTGGGTCAGGTCGGATGGAACGCCGCAGATCCAAGCCGCCCAGCCCGCTACAATCGCGGCTACAGCGCTGGATCTCGACACACCGACCACATCTGTCGTTTTGACGGATGCTGCCTCCGGAGACGTGGCCACGTTGATCATCCGTCCCGACGGCGCGGATATGCCAGCGGGCAACACTGTGCGGGTGGTGATCACATGA
- a CDS encoding phage baseplate assembly protein V, translating to MSEVFQALESTIRKQQRSYFGKYRAFVADVEDPELRGRCKLVIPSVLGSETSDWALPVVAYGGGEGFGTLAIPPVGSQVVAEFLEGDAASPMWTGTFWRTGGEVPEEHTGQSVKLIKTESGHVLSLDDTEDAEVVTLRSAAEATVVMDQDGSMVLTDSAGSTVTLNAADGELTVADGNGNELVMTSSGVTCTDANGNEISMSGSGVEVKSSATVNIEGSMVTVAGSGGEPLIKGTTFLSLFNAHTHNATSIGAPTSPPIVPLTPSVLTTKSTAS from the coding sequence ATGTCAGAGGTTTTCCAAGCCCTCGAAAGCACGATCCGCAAGCAGCAACGCAGCTATTTTGGCAAGTACCGCGCCTTTGTGGCTGATGTCGAAGACCCGGAATTGCGCGGGCGTTGCAAGCTTGTGATCCCGTCTGTTCTGGGCTCAGAGACGTCTGATTGGGCTCTGCCCGTAGTTGCCTATGGCGGAGGGGAAGGCTTCGGCACGCTCGCCATCCCCCCCGTCGGCTCGCAGGTTGTGGCCGAGTTTCTTGAAGGCGACGCCGCCAGCCCGATGTGGACCGGCACATTCTGGCGCACGGGTGGTGAAGTCCCGGAGGAGCACACAGGACAGTCAGTGAAGCTGATCAAAACCGAAAGTGGCCACGTATTGTCGCTTGATGACACGGAAGACGCAGAGGTCGTGACCCTGAGATCCGCCGCCGAAGCGACGGTCGTGATGGACCAGGACGGCTCCATGGTGCTGACAGACTCTGCCGGGTCGACCGTCACGCTCAACGCCGCAGACGGGGAGCTCACCGTGGCCGACGGCAACGGCAACGAATTGGTCATGACGTCGTCCGGCGTCACCTGCACCGATGCGAATGGCAACGAAATCAGCATGTCAGGCAGCGGTGTTGAAGTGAAATCTTCGGCAACCGTGAACATTGAAGGCTCCATGGTGACGGTCGCCGGATCGGGGGGCGAGCCGCTGATCAAAGGCACCACTTTCCTGTCGCTGTTTAATGCCCACACCCATAACGCGACCTCGATCGGCGCGCCGACCTCGCCGCCGATTGTACCGCTGACCCCGTCGGTCCTGACCACCAAGAGCACGGCAAGCTGA
- a CDS encoding glucokinase gives MNRPADTYSLVADIGGTNTRVALAEGTQLLTETVTRYANVDYAGLESVLRAFIDAQKVDCKAACVALAGPVKDGRGTMTNLDWELDEATLARAANAETACLLNDLQAQGHALGALGDNAVTQLVAAHDKDHDAKATKLVIGVGTGFNVAPVYETRWGRHVPPSESGHANLPLRSETELRLAQYFENAHGFPAVEDMMSGRGLERVYAWLGIDAGEPREARAADIMAGFENGTDPRAREAAEMFVRMLGTVAGNLALIHLPFGGIFFSGGVARAFSRHFASLGFADAFRDKGRFAGFMGNFEVCVIEDDFAALTGCANYLAANN, from the coding sequence ATGAACCGCCCAGCTGACACCTACTCCCTCGTGGCCGATATTGGCGGCACCAACACGCGTGTCGCCCTTGCGGAAGGCACGCAGCTGCTGACCGAAACGGTAACGCGCTATGCAAATGTAGATTATGCGGGGCTGGAATCTGTGCTGCGGGCCTTCATCGACGCACAAAAGGTAGATTGCAAAGCAGCCTGTGTCGCGCTTGCGGGTCCCGTCAAAGACGGGCGCGGTACCATGACCAATCTTGATTGGGAACTGGACGAGGCAACCCTCGCGCGCGCCGCCAACGCCGAGACCGCCTGCCTGCTGAACGACCTTCAGGCGCAGGGACACGCCCTGGGCGCCCTGGGCGACAACGCGGTGACGCAGTTAGTGGCCGCGCATGACAAGGATCACGACGCCAAAGCCACCAAGCTGGTAATCGGGGTCGGCACCGGTTTCAACGTGGCACCTGTGTATGAAACCCGCTGGGGTCGGCATGTCCCCCCTTCGGAAAGTGGTCACGCCAACTTGCCCCTACGGTCCGAGACAGAACTTCGGCTGGCCCAGTATTTTGAGAATGCTCATGGCTTCCCAGCCGTAGAAGACATGATGTCAGGACGTGGGCTAGAGCGCGTTTACGCGTGGCTTGGCATAGACGCGGGCGAGCCACGCGAAGCGCGCGCAGCAGACATTATGGCCGGATTCGAAAACGGCACGGACCCACGTGCGCGCGAAGCTGCGGAGATGTTCGTGCGGATGCTTGGAACCGTTGCAGGGAATCTCGCCCTGATCCACCTGCCCTTTGGTGGCATCTTCTTCTCGGGTGGCGTTGCGCGGGCATTTTCGCGCCATTTCGCATCGCTTGGATTTGCAGACGCCTTTCGGGACAAAGGGCGCTTCGCTGGCTTCATGGGAAACTTCGAGGTTTGCGTGATCGAGGACGACTTCGCCGCCTTGACCGGCTGTGCAAACTATCTTGCCGCTAACAACTAG